Genomic DNA from Paenibacillus donghaensis:
AACCCACATCCGCAAGGGACGTGAGACCGTGGTACCACCCTTATTCGCTGCATGCCCGCAAGTTACGGATCAGGCAGCCTTAGTCTTCCTGTAACGGGGAAGAACCGGCCGGTCTACCAGGACATTTCTGCCCGTTCAAGCGCGGCGCTCAAGGGTCCATTCAAGCAGGAGTGTCCCGCCGGTTCACATCAGCCACCGGCTTTCTGGAGGTTCAGTTCCTGTCTACTTGTCCCTGTCATCACATTGTTGTCATTCCATATTTCATCTATCATAGAACCATCTTCAGAAGTTGTCAAATGGCTTAACGAGCGTGAGATAAACTGGTATGATAAGGGTATCCATGTCTTCATCCGAATAAAGTTAAAGCTTATTGATAAAGGAGCAAAGCTCATGAAACAGGTGACCAAAGGGCAGTGGGGCGGCTATGACACCTATATTCTGCACAGCCGCGAGCTGGAAGTCACGCTTTTGCCGCGACTCGGGAACAACGTGATTTCACTTAAGGATCTGAGGCAAGACCGGCACATTCTGCGGCAGCCCGATGAGAAGGATATAGCTTTTTATAAGCAGAAACCTTATCATTTCGGCATTCCGCTGCTGGTTCCGCCCGGTAGAATCCGCAAGGGAGAGTTCCAATTTGACGGCACCAGCTATCAATTCGACCGCAACACAGCAGGTGACAATCACATTCATGGACTGCACCGCACCCAATCATGGTGTGTCAGCGACATTGAAGAAGATGAAGATGGTTGCGCGGTAACTACAGAATTCCGCACGGAAGATGATCCGCACTGGATGGAGCAGTTCCCGGCTCCGCTGAAGTTTGAGATGACCTTCAGGCTGCAGGATGGAAGACTTAAGCAGCTACTGAAGGTTACGAACCTGGGAGACAAACGTATCCCCTTCGGGATGGGGTATCATACCTGGTTTATGCTCGACGGAGAACCTTCGCGCTGGAATCTCCAATTACCTGTAGCCAGCATCTATGAATTGAACGAAGAGTTGCTGCCAAGCGGCAGGCTTCTGCCACTGGATAAGCTTCAAGCACTAAACGAGGGGATGAGCCTGGAAGGAACCGACCTTGACACTGCTCTGCGCGCTGTACATGGGCAGGCTGTTGAAGCGCTGTTGCTGAGGGATGACGGATATGGACTGCGCTACAGCGCGGATGATAGCTACTTCCGCCACTGGGTACTGTATACCAAAGGACCAGCCGAACAATTCCTGTGCATTGAGCCTTATACCTGGCTGCCCGATGCGCCCAATGTCTCAGATGATGTTTCCCTTACCGGTCTGCTGACTATAGAGCCGGGTCAGACCCTTGAGCTGTCCACTACCCTGCAGATGATCTATCCTGATTAAGAACATGCTTGAGTATATACGAAGCGGTCTTTCTTTGCCTGGGCAGGAAAGGCCGCTTCTTGCATTGTGACACACATCCATTCAACTAAAAATTACCATCCTGCTAAACTTTCGAATCCGTGCATGAATTCACCCCCGAGCGCTCATACTATCTTCACAACGGGCGAAGGAGGTGACAAACATGGGTCAAGCAGGTCAAAGCCAAGGTCGTGGCAGCCGTTCCAATAACCTGGTCGTTCCACAAGCGACTGCAGCGCTGCAGCAGTTGAAATATGAAGCAGCACAAGAGCTTGGAGTAACGATTCCAGCAGACGGGTATTACGGAAACTACACTTCCCGCGAAACCGGATCTTTGGGAGGTTATATTACCAAACGTCTCGTACAGCTGGCAGAGCAACAATTATCCGGTCGTTCGAACTAGCAGCATCATTTTAGTATTTTGATCAGGTCTGGCATTCCAATTGCCAGTGCTAGCAGCTTTACGCCCTCCCCCGCTTCTCGCCGAAGCGGAGGGGGGCTTTTTACTTATGCAGAACTCTAACTGTATTTATAATCTCAGCCGTAGGATGAGTCTGAACCTTCAGCGCTGCGCGGATATCGGATCATCAGATTGGCCATGTTGTAATTCGACTCCAGTGTGGCATCCACAACAATCATCTCCTGGCGGACTGCAAATTCATAGCTGATCTCTCCGTGGGTCCACCGCCGTTTATATTTCAGGCTCTCCAGGGCCATCAGCCTGAACGCAGACTGCTGCGCGGCCGTTAACCCCTGCGGCTCTGCGGCAAACGTCCCGCTGCGGCCGGACAGCGGATTGTGGCGGACTCCAAACTTGCCAACCACGTTGTTTCTGATCTGCACAAACACCGTGCCGGAAGACAATCCTGACAATTCCTCCTGCAGCTCTTTAAACACCAAATCCATCTGTCTTGCCAGCGATAGCTGTTCCGTTCTTAGCATATGTATCCTCCTAAAAGTTTTGTGAGCCTAAGCTCCATTCGAGATACTGCGTACAAAACTGGCTTCGTAAGCATACGCTTAGTTTTGTGAGCCTAAGCTCCATTCGAGATACTGCATACAAAACTGGCTTCGTAAGCATTTATTCATACTTCGACAAAATAACTAATATAGATGTCGCCTAGTCCCACTTATATAAGGCTTATGGCTCATTATAGGGTAACGTTTACATGTCATCAACATTATTCAACATAAATGGGTGTTTATTCCTAGTAATGCATAGGATTCAGCATTTCATTGTATATATGCCACTTTAAAATGAGCAATTTCGACATTATACCCATAAAAAAGGACCCCTGATCCAGGGGTCTTTGCGTATTAATACCATATTTTGCACAAATCACTTGTACATTAACAGGACATAATGTGTCTTTATTCGAACAATTGTTACACCAGCTGCTCTGTCATCTCCAGAAATTCCTGAATATCGGCTACCATCAGATCGGTCGCCCCCTGCCAGAAGTCCGGCTGGCTCAGATCGACACCCAGATGCTTCTGTACGAGATTCTCCAATGTCATAACGCCGGTATCACGCAGCAGACTGTCGTATTTGTCAGCGAAGGACTGACCTTCCTGCAGGGCCAAGCGGTACAATCCGGTACTGAACATATACCCTACTGTATACGGGAAGTTGTAGAATGGCACGTCCGAGATATAGAAGTGCAGCTTGGCCGCCCAGAAGTGGGGGTGATATTCAGACAATATGCCGCAAAAGGCTTCCTTTTGCGCTTCCACCATAAGCGCTGACAGCTCTTCGGCGTTGACCAATCCTGTTTTGCGCTTCTCATAGAAGCGGGTCTCAAACAGGAAACGGGAGTGAATATTCATAAAGAAAGCTATGCTGTTCTGGATCTTGACTTCCAGCAGTGCCAGCTTCTCTTCAACATCCGTTGCCGCCTTAACCTGGGCATCGGATACGATGATTTCAGCAAAGGTGGAGGCCGTTTCAGCAACATTCATGGCATAGTTCTGGCTGAATGCCGGCAGGTCTTTTAGCAGGTAGGAGTGATAGGCATGCCCCAATTCATGGGCCAATGTCGAAACGTTGGATGCCGTGCCGCTGTAAGTCATGAATATGCGTGATTCCTTGCTCTCCGGGAAAGAAACACAGAATCCCCCTGGCCGTTTGCCGGGACGATCTTCCACTTCAATCCAATCCTTGTCGAAGGCATGTTCGGCAAACTCCGCCATTTTGGGACTGAACTTGCGGAATTGCTCGACAATATCCTCGGCAGCCTTATCATAAGGAATTTTGCCGGACAGCTTGCCGATTGGCGCATCTACATCGACCCAGGAAAGGGAATCCTTCCCCAATAGCTTCGCCTTGCGTTCCAGGTAGGACACCAGCACCGGCTTGTTGCGGATAATTACATCCCACATGGTGGTCAGCGTGTCCTGGGACATGCGGTTAATGCTGAGCGGCTCCTTCAGCACATCGTCCCAGCCTCTGTTCTTGTAGAGGTTCAGGCGGAAGCCCGCAAGATGGTTCAGTGTATCAGCAGCATATTCCTCAGCACCGCTCCAGGCCTCTTCCCACTTGCGGAACATCAGCGCCCGCACCTCAGGATCAGCGTCATCGAGCTTGTTTGCCGCTTGTCCGACTGACAGCAGCTTCTCTTCACCGTCCTCCTCGAACGGGATTCTGATCGAGCTGACAATGGTTTCGTAATGGTCGCTCCAGCCGTGGTATCCATCCACCGCCAGCTCCAGCGCAAGCATCTCCAGCTCCGGACTCATCTTCTCACGGGCCAGGTCACGGCTCTCATTCAAGACAAAAGCAATCGGAGCAATCTCCGGCCGGTTCACCCAGGCTTCCCATACGTCATCCGGCGTCTGGCGGAGCAGATTGTCGAATTGGGAGGTGATCCCTTCGTAGGCAGCACGCATACCCGTCACTCTGGAGGAGAGTCGCACCGCTCCCTTATCCTGCTGGTTCTGGGCTCCAAGACAATCTATGAACTGTGAAGCTTCTCCCAATCGTCCTGCGCAGCTCTGCAGCAGCTCGATTACAGGGTCCAGCGCCTTGGTTGCTTCCGCATCTGCAGGAGGTACGCTGTCCTTCACCTGCCCGCGCAGCTTTTCGATGTCCTGATCCAGCTGCTGCAGGAAGCTCTCCAGCTCCGCAGAAGATGAGCCACCTGCATAGATGGTTTCCAGTTCCCATGTCAGTGATAATGGTTGCTTCATATGTTGTCACCATTCCTTCAATTAATTTTGGTGCATTGCTTTGAAATTGGCCCTTAGCCATGATAAAGTGAATACCTGCTCCATGCAGCTGATGCTGACTAAACTTTTAGGAGGATTTCCAGATGAAACCTTTGCAAATCTCCGCAGAAACGGCCGTAGCCTTATCCAAGCAATTGGGCGTTCCCCTGGAACATTTAATGCATATGCCTCAACATATTTTGCTGCAAAAAATAGCTGAATTGTCCCGCAAGCCGGATACGGCACCGGATGTTAACGCAAACGACAGCTCCCCGGCCAGCGACAAGGAACCGCAATGATCCCGTTCAGCCATACCTGGCCTTATGACATCATTCTGGGAGATATGTATGTGCTCTCCTGCCCATTCTGCGACCGGGAGAACGTACTGCTTCCCATGCGGCCGAAAGAGCTGCAGAGCGTGCGGGACGGTAAGAAAAAACTGCTGGTCTTTCCCTGCTGCAGTGCAAGTCCTACGGTAATCGACAACGATGCCGACTATCTGTTATTTGACCGTGCTGTCCGCTGATTGTCTCTCGAAAACCAGCCGCGGTATGGATCATCATTCACCCAAGCACAGAAGCTTGCAAGTATTGCTTCTGTGCTTGTTCCCCGTGCCTGTTATTCTTCAGGTAGCAGAGTTCATTCCATTCGAATCCAGACCTTCTTCCCCGCGCATCTGTTCACGAAGGACAGCCCATTGCTCCCGGGCTGCGCGGATCATCGCCGCGTCGACGATCTTCTGGTCGTTGATGAGGCGGGAGAACCACTTCACGGCATCGGCGAGTTGACCGGTCCTGCGGTGCAGCTCGCCGATCAGATACATCAGCCGCGCATCATTGCCGTTGATCCCATCCCGCTCATACACTCGGATGTAAGCATCCAAGGAATAGCTAAGAAAGCGCTGTTCCTGCTCCGTCTCGCCCCGGTACCGGTACAGCCAGGCAATATGGTGCAGCAGACTGGCGATGATACGGTCCTTGTCATTAATACTCTGGGCGCAGATGAGCGCCAGCTTGTACGTCTCAAGCGCCGTCTCCCAGTTGCGCTCCAGGCC
This window encodes:
- a CDS encoding aldose 1-epimerase yields the protein MKQVTKGQWGGYDTYILHSRELEVTLLPRLGNNVISLKDLRQDRHILRQPDEKDIAFYKQKPYHFGIPLLVPPGRIRKGEFQFDGTSYQFDRNTAGDNHIHGLHRTQSWCVSDIEEDEDGCAVTTEFRTEDDPHWMEQFPAPLKFEMTFRLQDGRLKQLLKVTNLGDKRIPFGMGYHTWFMLDGEPSRWNLQLPVASIYELNEELLPSGRLLPLDKLQALNEGMSLEGTDLDTALRAVHGQAVEALLLRDDGYGLRYSADDSYFRHWVLYTKGPAEQFLCIEPYTWLPDAPNVSDDVSLTGLLTIEPGQTLELSTTLQMIYPD
- a CDS encoding alpha/beta-type small acid-soluble spore protein, with the translated sequence MGQAGQSQGRGSRSNNLVVPQATAALQQLKYEAAQELGVTIPADGYYGNYTSRETGSLGGYITKRLVQLAEQQLSGRSN
- a CDS encoding O-methyltransferase: MLRTEQLSLARQMDLVFKELQEELSGLSSGTVFVQIRNNVVGKFGVRHNPLSGRSGTFAAEPQGLTAAQQSAFRLMALESLKYKRRWTHGEISYEFAVRQEMIVVDATLESNYNMANLMIRYPRSAEGSDSSYG
- a CDS encoding M3 family oligoendopeptidase; protein product: MKQPLSLTWELETIYAGGSSSAELESFLQQLDQDIEKLRGQVKDSVPPADAEATKALDPVIELLQSCAGRLGEASQFIDCLGAQNQQDKGAVRLSSRVTGMRAAYEGITSQFDNLLRQTPDDVWEAWVNRPEIAPIAFVLNESRDLAREKMSPELEMLALELAVDGYHGWSDHYETIVSSIRIPFEEDGEEKLLSVGQAANKLDDADPEVRALMFRKWEEAWSGAEEYAADTLNHLAGFRLNLYKNRGWDDVLKEPLSINRMSQDTLTTMWDVIIRNKPVLVSYLERKAKLLGKDSLSWVDVDAPIGKLSGKIPYDKAAEDIVEQFRKFSPKMAEFAEHAFDKDWIEVEDRPGKRPGGFCVSFPESKESRIFMTYSGTASNVSTLAHELGHAYHSYLLKDLPAFSQNYAMNVAETASTFAEIIVSDAQVKAATDVEEKLALLEVKIQNSIAFFMNIHSRFLFETRFYEKRKTGLVNAEELSALMVEAQKEAFCGILSEYHPHFWAAKLHFYISDVPFYNFPYTVGYMFSTGLYRLALQEGQSFADKYDSLLRDTGVMTLENLVQKHLGVDLSQPDFWQGATDLMVADIQEFLEMTEQLV
- a CDS encoding YycC family protein, which produces MKPLQISAETAVALSKQLGVPLEHLMHMPQHILLQKIAELSRKPDTAPDVNANDSSPASDKEPQ
- a CDS encoding DUF2225 domain-containing protein → MPELIPLYSIKVKCCNCEHEFTTSRVRPSLKKAVRRDADFCSYYKAENPDYYVVRVCPECGFASTENSAEQLSEQQRKAFTAQVGRRWKPHSFGLERNWETALETYKLALICAQSINDKDRIIASLLHHIAWLYRYRGETEQEQRFLSYSLDAYIRVYERDGINGNDARLMYLIGELHRRTGQLADAVKWFSRLINDQKIVDAAMIRAAREQWAVLREQMRGEEGLDSNGMNSAT